A region of the bacterium genome:
GCACCAGTTGGAGCTGGCCGCGCGGACTCGGGACTGCGAGGAGTTGCCGCGCGTAACCCAGGAGTTCGCTTCCGACTTCTTCCCGAAGGCCGAAGCTGGGATTGCCGATCTGCCGGTCTGGCGCGGCGAGCTATATTTCGAGCTGCACCGGGGCACGTTGACATCGCAGGCGCGGAACAAGCGGTCCAATCGCCGGGCCGAGTTGCTGCTGCGTGAGGCCGAATACCTGCTGGCGGTAACCGGCTTGGCACACGATTCCAATTTCCCTCACCCTCGCCCTCTCCCAGAGGGAGAGGGAAGGGGTGAGGGTGGAATGGACCTGGGTCATGTCCCGTCGCCGGTCATGTCCCGCGCTCAGTACCCGCGCGAGGAACTGGACCGCATCTGGAAGCTGGTGCTCACGAATCAGTTCCACGACATCATTCCGGGCTCGTCCATCGGCTGGGTCTATCGCGACAGCGCCCGGGACTATGCCGAGATTGTCAGCTTTGCAGAAAAGGCGATTGCCCGTGGCGAGGCCGAGCTTGCTTTGCAGGCGACGACGCGCGGGAACGGCCGGCCGGTAGTCGTCGCCAACAGCCTATCGTGGCAGCGGAGCGACGTCGTGACCATACCGCTTGAGGCGGGGGAGAGTGAGGTCGCGGTTAAGGACTCGGATGGCAATGCCATGCCGGTTCAGGTTGAGGATGGGAAGGTGTTGGTGAAGGCGACCGCACCCTCGATGGGCCACTGCGTGTTATTCGTCACGCCGGTGGCCGGTCGGGTACAGGCACCAGTTTCCTCGGCGGAAACTGGAGCCAGTCCCCTCGAAGTAACCGAGAACCTGCTGGAGAATGAGCAGCTCAGGGCAGAGTTCGACCAGCACGGGCACTTGGTCCGGATCTATGACAAGGTCGAGGAGCGGGAGGTAATCCCGGCGGGCGAGCGGGCAAACGTGCTTGCCCTTTACGAGGATGTTCCGGCGGCATGGGAAGCATGGGACGTTGACGTCTTCTACGAAGAGAAGCCGCCGGTCGAGGCGGAGCTCTTGTCGGCGCGCGTCGGCGAAAAGGGACCGGTGCGAGCGTCGCTCGTGCAGGAATGGCGCATCAGCGAGAAGTCGAAGCTGGTGCAGGAAGTCCGCCTCGCGCGTGACAGCCGGCGCCTGGAATTCATGACCCGGGTCGACTGGCACGAAGAGCGCAAGATGCTGCGGACGTCATTCCCCGTGACCGTGCATGCCGCACAGGCGACATTCGAGATTCAGTACGGCCACGTCCAGCGTCCGACGCACCGGAACACATCGTGGGATGAGGCCCGGTTCGAGGTGGTGGCTCACAAGTGGGCCGACCTGTCCGGGCCGGACTACGGCGTAGCCCTGCTCAACGACTGCAAGTACGGGCACAAGGTTCTGGGCAACGTGCTGGACCTGAACCTGCTGCGCTCACCCAAGAGCCCGGACCCGGAGGCGGACTTGGGAGAGCATGAGTTCACGTACGCGCTCTTCCCGCATCGAGGGGATTTCCGGCGGGGCTGGGTTATTGGGGAAGCCTATTCCCTCAACGTGCCGCTGCGGTCGATTGCCAGCGGGCAACACGACGGACCGCTGCCCGCGAAGATGAGCCGGTTCGAGACGAGCTTACCCAACGTGATTATCGAGGTGGTCAAGCGGGCCGAGGACGACGACT
Encoded here:
- a CDS encoding alpha-mannosidase gives rise to the protein MLNHPKLTEQRIRRFLKEHSRDFYAAKVPLAASFTHDADPIPFAELGQRQWRPIAVGSRWGGNWESAWFRFSGEIPAEWGQKPQIDTQSPIAIRQSPFAEVWGLIDTGSEACVFDAQGQPVCGLTSGDGLERKALVPTRANSEEGGERREEGRQVEFLVEAAANHLFGHMPDCLLKEACLVLLRRDVWDFYHDFYFLNGLATALPEDHPRRARIRYSLNEAVNRYGAGSRSEVAAARAALAVPLAKRANASAQQVSAIGHAHIDVAWLWPLRETVRKTGRTFSSALRYMEEYPEYKFGASQAQLYAFTKEHYPGLYERVKAAVKSGRWEVQGGMWVEADCNIPSGESLVRQLLHGKRFFQSEFGVDVENLWLPDVFGYSATLPQILKLAGVKYFTTQKLSWNQFNRFPHNTFRWEGIDGTSVFTHFPPSDTYCGDFEPKELIKSVQNFTEKDRADRWLYLFGFGDGGGGPSRHQLELAARTRDCEELPRVTQEFASDFFPKAEAGIADLPVWRGELYFELHRGTLTSQARNKRSNRRAELLLREAEYLLAVTGLAHDSNFPHPRPLPEGEGRGEGGMDLGHVPSPVMSRAQYPREELDRIWKLVLTNQFHDIIPGSSIGWVYRDSARDYAEIVSFAEKAIARGEAELALQATTRGNGRPVVVANSLSWQRSDVVTIPLEAGESEVAVKDSDGNAMPVQVEDGKVLVKATAPSMGHCVLFVTPVAGRVQAPVSSAETGASPLEVTENLLENEQLRAEFDQHGHLVRIYDKVEEREVIPAGERANVLALYEDVPAAWEAWDVDVFYEEKPPVEAELLSARVGEKGPVRASLVQEWRISEKSKLVQEVRLARDSRRLEFMTRVDWHEERKMLRTSFPVTVHAAQATFEIQYGHVQRPTHRNTSWDEARFEVVAHKWADLSGPDYGVALLNDCKYGHKVLGNVLDLNLLRSPKSPDPEADLGEHEFTYALFPHRGDFRRGWVIGEAYSLNVPLRSIASGQHDGPLPAKMSRFETSLPNVIIEVVKRAEDDDSLVLRLYEAFGQPARTALTLRMPFSRAFVTDLLEHNVEELTVTGGRLELAFRPFEIKTIRLMPADSTRRMDQSIQH